The window TCGGCCTACGACCGCGCCAAGCTGATGAGCGTCGATTACGACACCACCGCGCTGGGGATCGAAGCCGACGAACGTATCCGCACCTTCCAGCGCGATGCCGCCGCCCGGGCCGGGATCTTCCATCACCTGATCACCCTGCCGACCTACCATACGGCAGCGCTGTCCACCGATAATCTCGCCAAGGAATATTTCGGCGAACAGGCGATGCTGGGCTATGTCGCCAACGTCCAGCGCCAGGAAATCCGCCAGGGTATTGCCTGCGTGAAGCATCAGAACATGGCCGGGTCGGACATGGGCGATGATCACAAGGAATATTTCGCCCGCGAAGCGGCCCTAAAGGCGGGCGGTGCCCATAACACGATGAACCAGTTCGCGGCGGTGTAAAGCGATCCGGGGCGCGTTCGACGAGCGCGCCCTAACGCTCAACCCCTCAAGGCGTTCACGGGTGGCCTCGGCCTTCTGTGGGCGCTTTTTGGGTTTTAGTCGCTGTCCCCGTCACCCTCGATCCGGTCCATATCCTCGTCGGAAAAGCCGAAATGGTGGCCGATTTCATGGATCAACACGTGGCGAACGATATCGTCCAGCGCCTCGCCGGTTTCGCACCAATAGTCGAGGATTGGGCGGCGATAGAGGAACACCCGGTCGGGTTCCGCCCGCACCAACCCGACGCTTTGGAACGGCATGGCGACGCCTTGATAGAGGCCAAGGAGGTCGAAGGGGCTTTCCAGCTCCATTTCCTCAACGATCTCATCGTCGGGCAAATCTTCGATCTTCAGTACCAGATCACGGGTGTACTGGCGCAGCTCATTGGGGATCTCGTGCAGGGCCGTTTCGGCCAGGCGGGCGATGTCGTCGAGACTGGGGGCGATCAGAATCATAGGGCCTATTTAAGCATGCGGCCCCGCTATTACCACAGGGGTCTTGCCAGCCGGGCCAAGCTGCCGCACTTTGCCGACTACGGGCAGAACCGGAAAAGCGGCAGGCT of the Elstera cyanobacteriorum genome contains:
- a CDS encoding metallopeptidase family protein; its protein translation is MILIAPSLDDIARLAETALHEIPNELRQYTRDLVLKIEDLPDDEIVEEMELESPFDLLGLYQGVAMPFQSVGLVRAEPDRVFLYRRPILDYWCETGEALDDIVRHVLIHEIGHHFGFSDEDMDRIEGDGDSD